Part of the Gadus chalcogrammus isolate NIFS_2021 chromosome 22, NIFS_Gcha_1.0, whole genome shotgun sequence genome is shown below.
AACCGATCAGTGGTGAATTGACTGATCACCAAACAGGTGGTCAGTTTGAGGGTGAGGGGAGCCTGCGTGCGTTTCTGACCGTGTTGGGCTGCAGGTGAGCGAGCGAGGGCAGGTTGAAGAGCCCCTGGATGAGCTCGGGGGGGCAGGCCTGGCCCAGCCACAGGAAGAGGGCGTGGCCGTTCTCCAGCAGGAAGGCTCCGCCGTCGGACAGGCGGTCCTCGGAGCAGCGCAGCGGCGACGGCACCGCCTCGCCCTCCAGCTCCATGTTGTGCTGCGGAAAGATCGGAAACGTTACAATTGATCGGAAATCTATTTTATCGAAAAACCATCATCTACCGAGTTCTACTGAATTCCACTGAGTTCCATTCAAAACCATTTCTAGCCGAGTCAGAGTCAGCCCCTGCACCtcggtgaacccccccccccctcaccagtgGGATGAGGCGGGGGTACAGCGGCAGCTGGGTGTCCTCCACGCCCATGGCCATGACGGCCAGCCGCTGGTGGGCGCGGTCGTCCGTGGACAGCTCCGTGCTGCCCACCAGGGGGGCCGTCCTCATCAGGCTGTTCATGTACACCGGGAACACCTTCATGGTCTCGGGCAGGATCAgcttggaggaggggggggacggaTGGAGAGGAGTCCATTAGACCAGCCAGAGAAGTCATtacatttaggcccaatcccatttctaccccttaccccttcccccttgttttgaagggctaAGGGGAAGGGGAATGGGACTTACATTACTTACATTACATTTGTAAGTCGTGTTGCGTAAAATGTTACAGTGGTCTCGTTGGGGTAGAAAATATGTATGTCCAGTACGGTATGATACTATTAAGCCGATCGATGAATGACCTGAAGGCACTTATGAATAACTAGACTTTACCAAATATATACAACGCTAACAGAACAAACTAAAATCCAGCGAAATTGAAATGGAACaatgaatacaaatattatCGACACGCAACGACATATTACTGCtcggcacttgtttctatgaatatctttaatgtgccgacagcgatatgttgtttctctttcttctgacgaatGTACTCATTAGTCTCTtctgataaaagcgtctgctaaatacgcTGAATTTAATTGTAAATTTAAACGACATGTTGAGTCTTAACAACACTCCGTCTTTGGATCCAGAGCGTCTTGAATTGGACTACGCAGTGAAGTAAAACTCTGCACAGCCTTTTGCGGCACATGTGTCAGACCCCTGGGAAGAGCTGCACCGACATCACATAAAATCGTGAGACACAGTTTCTTGTATTTGGGAGCGTGGTCAGTGGTCCACCGACCTGGCTTGCGGCAGAGGGGCTGGCACAGTTCTTGCGGTAGCAGGCCAGCATGTGGGCGGTCTGGTTGACCAGGATCTCCCGGACGCTCTTCAGTGGCTGCTTCAGGATGGCACGGTAGGCTAGGGAACACCGAGATAATAATCATTTATTAGCCATCGGTATTTATATCATTGACTGTAAAAAGGCACTTGACACCGGGGGAATAGAGACGTTGTAAAAACGAAGTAATCAATAAATGAgtttaaatgtgtttaaaattaatagagaaaaaacaatacatacaatgtgaataaaaataacaaactcaacTTATTCAAGTGAAGTTTATTAAAACCATTCACATGTTTTGAGTAAGAGCCCGCTTTCCGAAAGAAGTTAATAACTGCCTTGGCATTTTTTGAGCTCAGTTTCATCCACCAATTAAAACCGTTGTGGATGGCAGTAAAGTGTTAAACGGACATCGTTGCAGTTTCGCAGGGATTTCTCTCCTGATATTGTAGGAGATGTCATCCACAGTCATCTTTACGAGGAGAGCATGTGGTCCCGGTTACCAGGAGAGATATTCATCCCAGTGGCTGGTAAGCCGACGAGCAGCCATGTTAAACCAGACTTTAGGGTGATGTATGGAGTGgcaaggagaaggagtaggggGGTCAGCCTGGGGTCAAACCCAGGCCCGGCATTACAGTGTGGGACTGTCTGTCAGCACGTCTTAGGTATGATGAACGTGCGTCTGAAATAAAGCACTGCTCAGACTCCTTTTCTCATTATTACTGCTACTTGGACAACGTTTGCTAAAGCCTCTGGCAGGTCAACTTGTACTTTTTCTTAATGGGAAGGTGTTTGGAGTCATGCCGGCATTGTTAAACCGCCAATACATATCAATTAATACTGTTAATATTGAGATATGATCACACTTTAATTCATCTGGCATAATGTATCTTCTAACTAAAAACAACAAATGAACGTCTCAACTGGTTCGGTTATGACGTCTCTCGGTGACTGATTAACTTCTAATTCAATTGTTGGCGTAGTGGAATATATATCCGTCATCTTATCATCACTATGAAGGTATTAAGGCTGTAAACGAAGCGAACGCATACATTTTAATAACTGGTATTTTCCAACTGACATTTCTAACCGACATATTTAAACTCAAATTGAGGTTCAAATAAGCTGAGGAACACAGAAGAGTTACTGCGGTGTGGAAACGCAAATGGAAACGCAAATCTTTAAAAcctgtacactgaataggtttgcagaggactatacaatatgcacaatgaaggcctggtcccaccataggtttgcagagaactatatacagtacacttgaaaggggtggggggaggttgtgagggtctgcaaccagtgtccatctcaagggaaatacaggctagtggaataaatagaagttgcttacctctagcatggctagcttcacacagttgttcatatgcactcttgctcgcttgtgttttttttatccgttctgacagatgtttcaggtctgtcaaccctgtctgtgtccaagaactatcacacgcacttattttaaaaagtatacaaggaaagcaaaaaattgcattggcatacccacagctagttagccaagcctgaaccaaactctggaaaaacttctcttgtaggctctatccttttctcttgcttgttgggtTATGTTCACTTCTGGCTTTTTCTTTTACTTGCAATTTTTCTGCAAATGTTCTTCTTTCGAAGGGATTCATAAGCAAAGACTTAACTGAATTTGGGGCTAGCTGAACTCAAAGGGAAACAGTAGCAGTACTCAAAGTCGCCATCttgctgatctctgaggtaatGGCAAATGCGCGGTTACGCGCAGTGGACGGTGCACTGCGCTTGGGGCTATATCTTGAGCGCCCCAAAGCCATACAATTCGACGACGCTGATTGGCGAAATGATGTACTATTCTGCCTAGCAACGGGGGAACCATTGGCTAATAATTCAGGCATGTGGGGCTGAGCGAACTGCGCCCCACGGAAGACATCACCAAAATGAACGTTGAACATGTAGGCCTAAGTCAATGAAGATTTAATGATGGGGGATTctaaagatattctaaagtaaatgcattattcgaatgcaattaaaatagattaattctcaaaatgagaagattattaaaaaaaatatataggatatttaaaaaagaaaagatgtccggtcggcgggagggcggcgccccagcgccctctataggCGAGCCGCCACTACTATACTCAGTCGCAGACTTAAAATGTACTGAACACCAATGCGTGTGAATGAACTTGTCACCAATGGAGTGGCAAAgacacgccccttccggtagggctcatgggacctatgagatcgaaaaatatgaatgggagtcaatggagagaaaaaatatattttctggtcccagtctttatatgccctggattacacatatgttgtttgtggatttaaatgataatttttcatgcaaagaaaactaaaaaatttcgtgaagaagtttgataatcgtaggttttatgtgaggccgctttgtgaactacagctcttcgctgctctcgacgcatatgatatacgtcaccacacccgcgcttggaactcggcacagagttggcgatctctctgctccacttcaccacttttttttcaaggcgaggataaaagcatagaaagaggtgaaaaccactataagtcggggcatgtggagagttttagttatgtgccatctctatgtgccatctctgtgccgagttccatgtgcgggtgtggtgacgtatatcatatgcgtcgagagcagcgaagagctgtatttcacaaagcggcctcacataaaacctaaaattatcaatcttcttcacgaaaatttttacttttctttgcatgaaaaattatcatttaaatccacaaacaacatatgtgtaatccagggcatataaagactgggaccagaaaataattattttctctccattgacacccattcatatttttcgatctcataggtcccatgagctctaccggaaggggcgtgacttcgccactctatgcTTGGTACCTTGCAATGGAGGCACCGTTTGACTTCACTGTTGTAAGTAGGCATTACATGAAATGAAGTAAGACCTGACGATTGAAAAGATACGTTTAAAATAAGAATTGGATTTGGATTTTGACATATGTAAGGTTACAACATCGAAAATGTCATACttgtatacatattttatcattgtcaattcTTGGAATATCCCCTTACTTTAGAAAGACATGCCAGTCCTCAGAAAATGGTGGTGCACAGTACTGCTTGAGAACTTCCACCTGGATGGGTATGTTTTTGCTTAGttcaaatatgaatatatacctCAACCCCAATATTaacaaaatatgtataattCCTACAATaatttctctttatttatacagGCACGGCAGAAGGTTCCCACACTTCATGGAGGAGGCCAAACAAATGGCGGCTGGACTACATCCACCAGTCTTCAGACTGAAgcgaaggggaggaggaggaggagaaggggaggagggaggagggagggggggaggggagtcacAGAGTAACTAAATGAATGTTCAATGTACAAAAAAGTAGCAAGACCCTTTTAGtcctaacaccccccccccccccagcagttCAGCAGTTACAGCCTTTTACCATCGTGATGGTTGGTCATTGCAGTGGAGAATCCCACACTATGATAACTTAAAATTAGCACTCATTCTTCCCAATCATGGGAATCATGCCAGGGCAGTACCATGAGATTTTAAGTGACCACAGGGAGTGGATTAATCCTGGAACAAATCTCGATTGAAGTGCACAACGATTTAAAAATGTAGGATACGATACAATTATACATTCAAATTGCTCTCTATAGGTTAAATGTGTACTATTACATCAAGCTTTTTCTAACAAACATTCTTGGTTGATATCGGGCTGGGACTAGCTCCAACAGAGTGTTTGGTGTGGCTTTAAGGCGATGTTTGAGTCATATTTAATTAAAGGAGAACCCAAACCGTTGACCCGCCTTTTAACTATTTAAAGTACCAGATCAGCCAATAAAGAGGTTACGTATGCAACCGTATATTAACCTAGAGGGAGTCATTCAATGCAATGCGTTCTGCAAGTGGTGCTGCGGTTTGGTTTTCCTTTAAAGGAGTGGAGGTATATTACTGTAAAACGTCATTAAGAAATACACAAAGTGGTCTTTGTCAAGAACACAGAGTAGACAAAAAATTGATTTAGAACACATCAGTTTGATATTTCACGGTAGACTATTAAACAAACAGGTTTTAATAAATTCCATTACACCAGTGAATAAAACACAGTTTAAATCCATTTCACTCAGTTTGTctatttaatatataaaatacggTAAAACATACGCAAAAAGGATAAGGTTTCAAGGGACTTGGATACTTTGGTACAacaaacactttttttgtaAAAGCGGTATAGAATTTTAATAACATATCAGTGCATACTTTGTATATGAAAATATACACAATTGTATATCAttctcaaaaaacaacaaaaaaaaagaaatattccTTTACAACAAAACCCAAAGCAGACTAGCTCAACACAATATATTAGCTATAAATTTCATCTTTAGTATTCATATGCTACATTTTCTGAGTTTTTCTATAACTCAAATGTGATGCATGTCCTTTATCATACTGTAACACAACTTGTCATTACTCGAATCCCATGCATGatgtttttccatttttatttgttGGATTACTAATTTCGGTTGTTTGCCCTGTTCTATAAATATATTCTTTATCTTAATTCAAATTGCAGCATTTAACTGGTATTTCCTTCATTGCATTTGATAATACCACAAGAATTGATCGTGCAATTTCAGCAAGTTGTTTCAAAAAGGAAACCAGTACTTTATGTTTATGAATCTgataatgtaaaaaaagaataattagGCTATCCTAAACCAAAAATAGCACTCAAATAAAAGCTCCAATATATTATCATAAAAGACAATGGAACTGTCACCAGCACAAATTAACAATCCAAAAATAGTGAGATTTTCAAAACATTGTACACAACAAGAAACGGGTGCAGGTTATTCCTTTCTCATACAGATTGTCTCGAGACTACATTGCTAGATTGGACACAGGACCTCTTTATACATGAACATATCCCGCAGAGAGCCGATTTCTGAAGCCTATTCATGTGGTGCCACATATTTCAGTCTATCACCAGTTCCTGTAAAACTAGAAGACAAACATAGTGTGTTTTGGGGGGTTTAACAAGACAGAGGTGATTAAAAAGTAAGTGGGTGTATGAAGCACGTCGTCCCCATATGAGGAATGACATCATGGAGCATTATGTCTACCTGTCCCGGCTGAAGAGAACACCTGATTCCTAGTAGGCCGCTGATTGGTCGATACTAAGCGGTTCCGTCAGATCATTGGACAAGACTTCAATTAAAAACCTCCCACCGTGTCGTGACATGCACAAATATAACATGACTTAAATGTTAGCTCCTTATGACAACCTCCACAATGCCAAAACATCACTAATATGTACACTATATTGAACTGGTGTGAGTGGGTTTGTTCATTTTATCTttttgggatgtgtgtgtgtgtgtgtgtgtgtgtgtgtgtgttcgcgtgtgtgtgtgtgtgtgtgcgcgtgtgtgtgtgtgtacgcatacACAAAACATCCACGTCCATAACTGCAGTCAAAACGATGTGTGTGGGCAAGTCTTTTTTACGGATACGACACGCTCCACATGTGCCAATCTCATGCTCTTCTGCGTGAAAAGGCATAATCTAGAAAAGTCCCATGTAAAATAGTTTCACTGGTTATTATAATCAGATATAATTTAATAAGGTACAACACAAAGTAtgctttttttctctcctctctctctccctctttaggAAATACTAGAAGCCAGTGACTCGAGATCATCCAAATTCATGGTGGTTATAAACAAAGTATCGTGTTACTTTTtgactttgatttttttttttgcatgtggcataatgaataataataacaacaatataatGACACCACAATCAAggcctctgtgtgtgagagacggaGAAGTGCACACACCATCAACACTAGCATATAAAAGGTTACTGAAACCAATT
Proteins encoded:
- the LOC130375500 gene encoding protein transport protein Sec24D-like, encoding MLACYRKNCASPSAASQLILPETMKVFPVYMNSLMRTAPLVGSTELSTDDRAHQRLAVMAMGVEDTQLPLYPRLIPLHNMELEGEAVPSPLRCSEDRLSDGGAFLLENGHALFLWLGQACPPELIQGLFNLPSLAHLQPNTIAEHRNTELFAYGGCGPVVSASHLTP